A stretch of Candidatus Kryptoniota bacterium DNA encodes these proteins:
- the serS gene encoding serine--tRNA ligase — protein sequence MLDLKFIRENPQLVREAIRHKKETDHLDEILALDSKRRDLIQKSDAIKSERNRIAEEVAKLKQQKKDASTLIADGKLRGESLKGVEAELKEVEEKLNDLLLFVPNVPHSSVPIGTGAAQNVEVRRWGDVSEKKSADFKLLDHLALGEKLGILDFGRGSKVSGAGFPVYLGKGASLERALINFMLDLHVNKHSYTEVFPPFMVNQASMRGTGQLPKMAEDMYHCEIDDLYLIPTAEVPVTNLRRDEIIPAEQLPIKYVAYSACFRREAGSWGKESRGFLRVHQFNKVELVKFTKPEDSYEELEKLVSDVEEVLQLLNIPYKVMLLSTGDLSFSAAKCYDIEVFAPATEARDGWLEASSCSNFESFQARRANIRFKRDPKAKPEFVHTLNGSGLATSRLMVALMENYQTPEGKIIVPKALHKYTGFTVIE from the coding sequence ATGCTCGACCTGAAATTCATACGGGAAAATCCACAATTGGTGCGGGAAGCTATTCGTCACAAGAAGGAGACGGACCACCTCGACGAAATACTCGCCCTTGATTCCAAACGGCGAGACCTCATCCAAAAGTCTGACGCAATAAAAAGCGAGCGCAACAGGATCGCGGAAGAGGTGGCAAAGCTAAAGCAGCAGAAGAAGGACGCCTCAACCCTGATTGCCGATGGGAAGCTAAGAGGTGAATCTCTGAAAGGCGTTGAAGCTGAGTTGAAGGAAGTTGAGGAAAAGCTTAATGATCTCCTCCTTTTTGTTCCGAACGTTCCTCATTCGTCGGTGCCCATCGGAACTGGTGCGGCTCAAAACGTCGAAGTGAGAAGGTGGGGAGACGTAAGCGAGAAGAAGAGTGCAGACTTCAAACTTCTTGATCATTTGGCGCTCGGCGAAAAGTTGGGAATCCTTGATTTTGGACGAGGCAGTAAAGTCTCCGGCGCAGGCTTTCCGGTTTATCTTGGGAAGGGTGCCTCTTTGGAGCGAGCTCTGATAAACTTTATGCTTGATTTGCATGTTAATAAACATAGCTACACCGAGGTGTTTCCGCCGTTCATGGTAAATCAGGCATCGATGCGCGGTACCGGTCAGCTTCCCAAAATGGCTGAGGATATGTATCACTGTGAGATTGACGACTTATATCTTATCCCAACTGCGGAGGTTCCTGTCACGAACTTACGACGCGACGAGATCATTCCGGCTGAACAGCTTCCAATCAAGTATGTCGCTTATTCGGCATGCTTCAGACGTGAAGCTGGAAGCTGGGGAAAAGAGTCTCGCGGATTTCTGCGTGTCCATCAATTCAATAAGGTGGAACTCGTCAAGTTCACAAAACCGGAAGACTCGTACGAGGAGCTGGAAAAACTGGTCTCGGATGTGGAGGAAGTTTTGCAGCTTCTAAATATTCCCTACAAGGTAATGCTTCTTAGCACAGGTGACTTGAGTTTTTCGGCTGCGAAATGCTATGACATAGAGGTATTCGCGCCTGCGACGGAGGCGCGAGATGGATGGCTGGAGGCTTCGAGTTGCTCAAACTTCGAGAGCTTTCAGGCAAGGCGCGCAAACATCAGGTTCAAGAGAGACCCGAAGGCGAAACCGGAATTCGTCCACACTCTGAACGGCTCCGGGCTTGCCACGTCGCGTCTCATGGTCGCACTGATGGAGAATTATCAGACACCGGAAGGAAAGATCATCGTTCCAAAAGCACTTCACAAGTACACTGGATTCACGGTGATTGAATAG
- a CDS encoding ABC transporter ATP-binding protein → MAVDLHEEEILGKAYDARLMRRLLHYLRPFWIQVVIAIIITIAYSGMGPIRPYLTKIAIDNYIKNSNPAGLFQIILELFAVTALQAFLRYGSAYLTQWIGQKTIFDVRMQIYNHLQKLGIRYFDRNPVGRLVTRVTNDVEALNDLFSSGIVMAFGDIFTILWILYFMFSLSVPLSLVTLTVLPILGYITMQFRRNVRSAYRQVRLLIARMNAFLQEHISGVIVDQVYNRERRALHNFEEVSGKLRDANIKSVFYYALFYPGVELTSAIAIGLIIWYGGTHIVPATFNPASGTISIGVLIAFLQFTEQFFMPIRDLSDKYNILQTAMASSERIFKVIDDKTVVPEPETPIEFKHAQGKIEFKDVTFAYDDKNYVLKNVTFAAQPGETVAIVGATGAGKTSIVNLLMRFYDLNEGGVYLDGINIKEIPTSVLRKNIAIVMQDVFLFSGSIRENISLGNSDITMEKVERAAALVGADQFIRRLPELYEEDVKERGAALSVGQKQLISFARALAHDPRILVLDEATANIDTETEQLIQRATENLLRGRTSIVIAHRLSTIQHASKIIVLHKGEIREQGTHQELIATGGIYYRLYQLQYKDQERMAQKARSTAAK, encoded by the coding sequence ATGGCAGTAGATCTGCACGAAGAAGAAATACTCGGCAAGGCTTACGATGCGCGGCTGATGCGGCGGCTGCTGCATTATCTGCGGCCCTTCTGGATACAAGTTGTCATAGCAATAATAATAACCATCGCATACTCCGGGATGGGCCCGATCAGACCTTACCTGACGAAGATCGCGATTGACAATTATATCAAGAACTCAAATCCAGCCGGACTCTTCCAGATAATCCTTGAGCTGTTCGCAGTTACCGCCCTGCAGGCGTTCCTACGATACGGTTCGGCTTACCTCACACAGTGGATCGGTCAGAAGACCATCTTCGACGTGAGGATGCAGATATACAACCACCTGCAGAAGCTGGGGATCAGGTACTTCGACCGGAATCCCGTGGGCAGACTCGTCACGAGAGTGACCAACGACGTCGAAGCGTTGAACGATCTTTTTTCCTCCGGCATCGTGATGGCCTTCGGTGACATTTTCACGATCCTATGGATCCTGTATTTCATGTTTTCTTTGAGCGTTCCGCTTTCTCTCGTCACATTGACCGTCCTCCCGATCCTGGGATATATCACGATGCAGTTCAGAAGAAATGTACGTTCCGCGTACAGGCAGGTTCGTCTGCTGATCGCCCGCATGAACGCATTTCTGCAAGAGCACATCTCGGGGGTCATCGTGGACCAGGTTTACAATCGGGAGAGGAGGGCACTGCATAATTTCGAGGAAGTAAGCGGTAAACTCAGAGACGCGAATATCAAGTCGGTTTTCTACTATGCACTGTTCTATCCCGGTGTCGAACTGACCAGCGCAATCGCTATTGGCCTGATAATCTGGTACGGTGGGACACACATCGTTCCGGCGACATTTAATCCTGCGAGCGGAACGATTTCGATCGGAGTGCTGATCGCCTTTCTCCAGTTTACCGAGCAGTTCTTCATGCCTATCCGCGACTTGTCCGATAAGTATAATATTCTTCAGACCGCGATGGCTTCTTCTGAGAGGATTTTCAAAGTCATCGACGACAAGACGGTTGTTCCCGAGCCGGAGACTCCGATCGAGTTCAAACATGCGCAGGGTAAAATAGAGTTCAAAGATGTTACGTTTGCATACGATGACAAGAACTATGTACTGAAGAATGTCACTTTTGCCGCTCAACCTGGTGAGACTGTGGCGATTGTCGGAGCGACGGGCGCCGGAAAGACTTCTATCGTTAATCTCCTTATGCGCTTCTACGATTTGAACGAGGGTGGCGTTTACCTCGACGGTATAAACATCAAGGAGATTCCGACTTCCGTCCTTCGGAAAAACATCGCGATCGTGATGCAGGATGTTTTTCTCTTTTCCGGAAGTATCCGTGAAAATATTTCACTGGGTAATAGCGACATTACCATGGAAAAGGTCGAGAGGGCCGCTGCTCTTGTCGGAGCTGACCAGTTCATAAGGCGGCTGCCGGAACTTTACGAAGAAGATGTTAAGGAACGAGGCGCAGCGCTTTCAGTCGGCCAGAAACAATTGATTTCATTTGCGCGGGCGCTTGCGCATGATCCTCGGATCTTGGTTCTCGACGAGGCAACCGCGAACATCGATACGGAGACCGAGCAGCTGATCCAGAGAGCGACTGAGAATCTTCTGCGTGGACGAACCAGTATTGTAATAGCTCACAGGCTTTCCACTATCCAGCATGCATCGAAAATCATAGTGTTACATAAGGGTGAAATCCGAGAACAGGGGACCCATCAAGAGCTGATTGCAACGGGGGGAATTTACTACAGATTATACCAGCTTCAGTACAAGGATCAGGAGCGCATGGCCCAAAAGGCGCGTTCCACTGCCGCTAAATAA
- a CDS encoding LptF/LptG family permease — protein MKKIDVYIIKQFVSVILFALIAFAIIFVLVDLMEHLDDFMDHGVGLTVVAMYYLYFTPEILRLVAPVAVLLACLFTTGRMSNQNEIIVVKTSGVDIYRIMLPFLIVSSILCLLMIYFNEWVVPKANHEKFRIEKIYLQQHQEGWWKLNIFMLDSHDRIVSIGYFDDATNTASRVSIQEFADTNLTYLSRRYDAQSMTYDTAAREWVLKGAIERTFDGPKETFTSYAVLPLQRISFKPVDLQQKELNPNDMDYSQLRRFIELQKNSGNDVARYEVDYYSKVSFPFAAIVVVFFGVPLSARKKRSGLAMEFGVSILISFIYLLLIKLSQVLGYDGIVSPFLTAWLANIIFIAAGLYSTAKVER, from the coding sequence ATGAAGAAGATCGACGTTTATATCATAAAGCAATTCGTGAGTGTGATTCTCTTCGCGCTGATTGCGTTCGCGATCATCTTCGTGTTGGTGGACCTGATGGAGCATCTTGACGACTTCATGGACCACGGAGTAGGACTCACCGTCGTCGCGATGTATTACCTTTATTTCACTCCGGAGATATTGAGGCTTGTTGCACCTGTCGCTGTTCTCCTTGCCTGTCTCTTCACCACTGGAAGAATGTCTAATCAAAACGAGATAATCGTTGTTAAGACGTCAGGCGTAGATATTTATCGAATCATGCTTCCGTTTCTTATTGTGTCTTCTATCCTTTGCCTCTTGATGATCTACTTCAATGAGTGGGTTGTGCCTAAAGCAAATCACGAAAAGTTCAGGATTGAGAAGATCTATCTCCAGCAGCATCAGGAGGGCTGGTGGAAGTTGAACATCTTCATGTTGGACAGCCATGACAGGATCGTGTCGATCGGTTATTTCGATGACGCAACAAATACTGCTTCGAGAGTATCCATACAGGAATTTGCAGACACTAACCTGACTTATCTTTCCAGAAGATATGATGCTCAAAGCATGACGTACGATACAGCGGCGCGCGAATGGGTACTGAAAGGTGCGATAGAACGAACATTCGATGGGCCGAAGGAGACATTTACAAGCTATGCTGTCCTACCGCTTCAGAGAATAAGTTTCAAGCCTGTTGATCTGCAGCAGAAAGAACTCAACCCTAATGATATGGATTATAGTCAGTTACGCAGATTTATTGAGCTTCAGAAGAACAGTGGTAACGATGTTGCCCGGTATGAAGTTGATTACTACTCGAAGGTCTCGTTTCCGTTCGCCGCAATTGTGGTGGTCTTCTTCGGGGTGCCGCTCTCGGCACGAAAGAAAAGGAGCGGGCTGGCGATGGAGTTTGGTGTCAGCATTCTGATATCGTTCATATACCTCCTTTTGATAAAGCTGAGTCAGGTATTGGGCTACGACGGTATCGTAAGCCCTTTTCTCACTGCTTGGCTCGCTAACATCATCTTCATCGCAGCGGGACTATACAGCACAGCAAAGGTCGAAAGGTAG
- the fbp gene encoding class 1 fructose-bisphosphatase: protein MTEKSRLMTLGRHIMQGEHKHPEATGDFSELLSDLAIAIKLIWREVSKAGLIDILGTTHKLNASGDEVKKLDEFADQTIYRAMDHGGHLCVMASEESDGVLEIPDRYKRGKYVLIYDPLDGSSNIDANVSIGSIFGIYRRVTLSGAGTELDCLQPGYKQVAAAYVIYGSSTIFVYCTGNGVHGFTLDPSVGEFLLSHESIRIPSRGSTYSVNEGNFARWETGVRSYVSYLKTEDKNTNRPYTSRYIGSLVADFHRNLLYGGIYMYPSDTLHPKGKLRLLYEASPLAFIVEHAGGKASDGRQRILERSPESLHERTALLIGSPEDVSEAEEFVQGKRES from the coding sequence ATGACGGAGAAGAGCCGGCTTATGACGCTGGGGCGTCATATCATGCAAGGGGAGCACAAACATCCCGAGGCGACCGGTGATTTCAGCGAACTCCTTAGCGACCTTGCGATCGCGATCAAGCTCATCTGGAGAGAAGTAAGCAAGGCAGGACTGATCGATATTCTAGGGACGACTCATAAATTGAACGCCAGTGGCGATGAAGTAAAGAAGCTCGACGAATTCGCGGACCAGACTATTTATCGGGCAATGGACCACGGCGGCCACTTGTGCGTGATGGCCTCCGAAGAAAGTGATGGGGTTCTGGAAATACCCGATCGGTACAAAAGAGGCAAATACGTTTTGATCTACGACCCGCTTGATGGTTCTTCGAATATTGACGCGAACGTTTCGATTGGAAGCATCTTCGGGATATATCGTCGAGTGACACTATCCGGCGCAGGAACGGAGCTGGACTGCCTACAGCCTGGTTACAAACAAGTCGCAGCCGCGTATGTCATTTATGGCTCAAGTACAATCTTCGTCTACTGTACCGGCAACGGAGTACACGGATTCACTCTTGATCCATCGGTTGGTGAATTTCTTCTCTCACATGAATCGATACGCATCCCGTCACGCGGCTCGACTTACAGCGTGAACGAAGGGAACTTCGCGAGATGGGAAACCGGCGTACGTAGTTATGTTTCATATCTGAAAACGGAGGACAAAAACACTAATCGTCCTTACACTTCGAGATATATCGGTTCACTTGTCGCCGATTTTCATCGAAATCTTCTCTATGGCGGAATCTACATGTATCCGTCAGACACTCTTCATCCGAAGGGGAAACTCCGACTCCTGTATGAAGCGTCACCGCTTGCTTTCATCGTGGAACACGCAGGTGGAAAAGCTTCTGACGGGCGTCAGCGGATTCTTGAGAGGAGTCCCGAATCTCTCCACGAGCGAACGGCGCTTCTCATCGGGTCGCCGGAAGACGTTTCTGAAGCGGAGGAATTCGTGCAGGGAAAGAGAGAGTCATAG
- a CDS encoding hydroxyacid dehydrogenase, with the protein MIKINFYEVDAGEKKFINRALKGKFKLTFYKDPLTAENISSARDAEIASVFIYSVLDKKNLAALPKLKFISTRSTGFNHIDLKTASAKGIPVSNVPYYGENTVAEHTFGLILALSRNIHKAYVRTMRNNFSVDGLEGWDIKGKTLGVVGAGSIGSHVIKIAKGFGMNVLAFDIHKNHFMEEVLGFKYAPLDTLLRKSDIISLHCPYNKATHHLINMSNIDLVKRGALFINTARASIIEPAALHYALEAGIFGGAGLDVFEGEDLVKEENQMLTRNVSIQHLKAVLEKNILLNRENVIITPHIAFDSVEAVERILETTVDNINAFASKNPTNIVNPD; encoded by the coding sequence TTGATAAAGATCAATTTTTATGAAGTTGACGCAGGAGAGAAGAAGTTTATCAACAGGGCACTGAAAGGGAAGTTCAAGCTGACATTTTACAAAGATCCGCTGACCGCAGAAAATATTTCCTCGGCGCGGGATGCTGAGATCGCTTCAGTGTTCATTTACTCCGTTCTCGATAAAAAGAATCTCGCCGCACTGCCAAAACTGAAATTTATCTCGACACGGAGCACGGGGTTCAATCACATAGATTTGAAAACAGCATCAGCAAAGGGAATTCCTGTCAGCAACGTTCCTTATTATGGCGAGAACACCGTTGCAGAGCACACGTTCGGATTGATCCTCGCACTGTCTCGGAACATTCACAAAGCGTATGTAAGAACAATGAGAAACAATTTCTCGGTCGATGGTCTGGAAGGCTGGGACATAAAAGGAAAGACTCTCGGAGTGGTGGGTGCGGGGAGTATCGGCTCTCATGTAATCAAGATCGCGAAGGGTTTTGGCATGAATGTTCTCGCCTTTGACATCCACAAGAATCACTTCATGGAAGAAGTCCTCGGGTTTAAGTATGCCCCGCTCGACACGCTGCTTCGGAAATCCGACATTATTTCACTTCATTGCCCGTATAACAAGGCCACTCATCACCTGATCAACATGTCAAACATAGATCTGGTAAAAAGGGGAGCGCTGTTTATCAATACCGCCCGTGCCAGCATTATCGAACCTGCGGCGCTCCACTATGCACTTGAGGCCGGCATATTCGGCGGTGCGGGGCTCGATGTGTTTGAAGGTGAAGACCTCGTCAAGGAAGAGAACCAAATGCTGACTCGGAACGTTTCCATCCAACACCTTAAGGCAGTACTCGAAAAAAATATTCTTCTGAATCGCGAAAACGTGATTATAACGCCTCACATCGCATTCGACAGCGTTGAGGCGGTCGAGAGAATACTTGAAACGACCGTCGACAACATTAACGCGTTTGCTTCGAAAAACCCGACCAACATCGTGAACCCGGACTGA
- a CDS encoding LptF/LptG family permease, translating into MKRNVGPFLLSMIVITFVFLLQFLMQSMDQIVGKGLSIGIIVQLIVFNLAWIVVLAVPMSVLVAVLMAFGGLSSSNEVTAIKGSGVGLLRMMFPVFLASIGVFYLLVLFDNDVLPDANHRAKTIMIDIRRKKPTFTIEPGQFSQEIDGHAILVRRTVPNSTELYGVTIFDFSVPEKLRTITAEKGQVAFSPNFKQIIMQLYDGEIDDYDISQSGVYQRIRFQHQQIVLAAEGFAFENSSENAFQRGDRELSADSMRTIVVGMKKDAAILEDQLVLYLQKDFRNLTLPSTGGYVISNAVDSTQIFLQAQSRLLSATSVAKSLFASLDNMERQIYSYQTEIEKKYSIPFAAIVFVFLGAPLGMMARRGNFGVSAGFSILFFVVYWAFLIAGEKLSDREMLSPFMAMWLANIVLGGLGLILTYKVSRETVIINWSTVLRLLPKRWISEETLDELSKQTR; encoded by the coding sequence TTGAAGCGGAACGTCGGCCCGTTTCTCCTCTCCATGATTGTTATCACGTTCGTGTTTCTCCTCCAGTTCCTTATGCAGTCGATGGACCAAATCGTCGGCAAGGGATTAAGTATTGGGATCATCGTGCAATTGATAGTGTTCAATCTTGCCTGGATCGTAGTCCTTGCGGTTCCGATGTCCGTTCTGGTGGCGGTACTCATGGCGTTTGGCGGGCTATCATCGAGCAACGAAGTGACGGCGATAAAGGGCTCGGGAGTCGGACTACTAAGAATGATGTTCCCTGTCTTCCTGGCATCGATCGGGGTCTTCTACCTTCTCGTTCTGTTCGATAATGACGTCCTGCCGGATGCAAATCATCGTGCGAAGACGATCATGATCGATATCAGGCGAAAGAAGCCGACATTTACAATTGAACCCGGACAGTTCTCTCAGGAAATCGACGGTCACGCAATACTTGTTAGAAGAACAGTCCCGAATTCCACCGAGCTGTACGGGGTAACGATTTTTGATTTCAGCGTACCGGAGAAATTAAGAACCATCACGGCTGAAAAAGGCCAGGTGGCGTTCTCACCCAATTTCAAACAGATCATCATGCAGCTGTACGACGGTGAGATTGACGACTACGACATCAGCCAGTCGGGAGTCTACCAGCGGATTAGATTTCAGCATCAGCAAATCGTCTTGGCCGCGGAAGGGTTCGCCTTCGAAAACTCTTCCGAAAATGCGTTTCAAAGGGGCGATAGGGAACTGAGCGCGGACTCGATGAGAACCATTGTGGTCGGCATGAAAAAGGACGCGGCAATCCTGGAGGATCAACTAGTACTCTACCTTCAGAAGGATTTCAGGAATCTCACCCTTCCTTCAACCGGTGGGTACGTAATCTCGAACGCTGTTGACTCAACCCAGATATTCCTGCAAGCCCAGTCACGTCTTCTCTCGGCGACATCTGTGGCAAAGAGCCTTTTCGCAAGTCTCGATAACATGGAGCGGCAGATATATTCCTACCAGACCGAAATAGAAAAGAAGTATTCAATTCCCTTTGCAGCAATCGTGTTCGTGTTTTTAGGTGCTCCATTGGGAATGATGGCAAGGCGTGGAAACTTTGGTGTCTCAGCGGGTTTTAGCATTCTGTTTTTTGTGGTTTATTGGGCGTTTCTGATCGCCGGAGAAAAGCTCTCCGATAGAGAAATGTTAAGTCCTTTCATGGCGATGTGGCTCGCCAATATAGTTCTCGGTGGGCTTGGATTGATTCTCACATATAAAGTCTCCAGGGAAACGGTCATTATCAACTGGAGCACCGTCCTCCGACTCCTGCCCAAGAGATGGATATCGGAGGAAACCCTCGACGAGCTCTCAAAGCAGACGCGATGA
- a CDS encoding ABC transporter ATP-binding protein, whose translation MKHLLRLLPYLKKYKRTLFIGLLTVLLANLFGNYVPLVIGGAIDQMKSAPSAGKLIEYAALTISLIFLSGFFTFLTRQTIIVTSRRIEFDLVNDFYSHIQKLSYPFFLNTPTGDLMAHATNDISAVRNVLGPGIMYTSDTVTGFIMVIAIMFSLDVRLSLYALIPLPFVSAAVYYLGKFVNHHFEGVQAQYSSLTARAQESIAGVRVVRSYVREDYEEGRFKSMSIDYMKKNLVLAQVQSIMWPLLGILTGASTVIVLWRGGLDVIRNTLSLGTVVSFLIYLGLLTWPLIAFGWVVNIFQRGAASMGRLNKILSTQPEIKDTDETDRSITGVKGSISYRDVSFRFPSKEYYALQNISIEIDSGSTLAIVGRTGAGKSTLVNLLPRLLDTSAGELLIDGNSVRRIPLDVLRRNIGYVQQETFLFSDTIANNIAYGVEHATREEIEWAANVSQIQKDIDSFPLKYDTLVGERGITLSGGQKQRVGIARAILRKPSILILDDALSAVDTYTEEAILTQLKQVMKERTSIIISHRISTVKDADSIIVLENGAIVETGTHEELVVLNGIYADLYNRQLLEEELQRM comes from the coding sequence ATGAAGCACCTTTTACGATTGCTTCCGTACCTTAAGAAGTACAAGAGGACTCTGTTCATCGGCCTGCTGACAGTACTTCTGGCGAATCTTTTCGGTAATTATGTGCCCCTCGTTATAGGTGGCGCGATAGATCAGATGAAGTCTGCTCCGTCGGCAGGCAAGCTCATTGAGTATGCTGCTCTAACAATAAGCTTGATATTCCTGAGTGGGTTCTTCACGTTTCTCACCAGGCAAACAATAATTGTCACGTCGCGGCGCATAGAGTTCGACCTCGTGAACGATTTTTATTCTCACATCCAGAAACTTTCTTATCCTTTCTTCCTGAATACCCCGACCGGAGACCTGATGGCTCACGCGACAAACGATATCTCTGCGGTTCGTAACGTGCTTGGTCCCGGGATAATGTATACCTCCGACACCGTCACCGGTTTCATAATGGTCATCGCGATAATGTTCTCACTTGACGTGAGACTTTCGTTATATGCGCTTATCCCGCTTCCGTTTGTATCAGCGGCTGTTTATTACCTGGGGAAGTTCGTGAATCATCATTTCGAGGGTGTACAGGCACAGTACAGTTCACTTACGGCAAGGGCACAGGAAAGTATCGCAGGCGTGAGAGTCGTGCGCTCATACGTCAGGGAAGATTATGAAGAGGGCCGATTCAAGTCGATGAGTATCGACTACATGAAGAAGAATCTCGTGCTGGCTCAAGTGCAGTCGATCATGTGGCCGCTTCTCGGAATCCTCACGGGTGCATCCACAGTAATAGTTCTCTGGCGCGGAGGTCTGGACGTCATAAGAAACACACTTTCGCTCGGAACCGTAGTGTCGTTTCTGATTTACCTCGGTCTGCTCACGTGGCCACTTATCGCATTCGGATGGGTCGTGAATATTTTCCAACGCGGCGCGGCGTCGATGGGCCGGCTGAACAAGATACTGTCAACTCAACCTGAGATTAAGGACACCGACGAAACCGACCGTTCAATCACCGGTGTCAAAGGAAGCATTTCATACCGCGATGTCTCGTTCAGATTTCCGTCAAAGGAATATTACGCGCTGCAGAATATATCTATCGAGATCGACAGTGGATCGACACTTGCCATTGTCGGGAGGACAGGCGCGGGAAAATCCACCCTCGTCAACCTTCTCCCGCGGCTGCTGGACACCTCGGCAGGTGAACTGCTGATTGACGGTAATTCCGTCAGGAGGATTCCTCTGGACGTGCTTCGAAGAAATATCGGTTATGTACAGCAGGAAACTTTTTTGTTCTCCGATACGATAGCGAACAACATCGCGTACGGTGTGGAGCACGCCACCCGCGAAGAAATCGAGTGGGCGGCAAACGTTTCACAGATTCAGAAGGATATCGATTCATTCCCGCTCAAGTACGATACGCTCGTCGGTGAAAGAGGAATTACACTTTCCGGCGGCCAAAAGCAAAGAGTGGGAATCGCAAGAGCTATCCTCAGAAAACCGAGCATTCTGATCCTCGATGACGCATTGTCGGCAGTCGACACCTACACGGAAGAAGCTATACTGACGCAACTGAAACAGGTAATGAAGGAAAGAACAAGCATCATCATCAGCCATCGAATCTCAACCGTGAAAGACGCCGACTCAATTATCGTGCTGGAGAACGGAGCGATTGTCGAGACAGGCACACACGAGGAGCTCGTTGTGCTGAACGGGATATACGCCGATCTCTACAACCGTCAACTTCTTGAAGAAGAATTACAAAGGATGTAA